One window from the genome of Deinococcus aerolatus encodes:
- a CDS encoding 2-oxo acid dehydrogenase subunit E2: MATELKLPDVGDNIEKGTVVTVLVKAGDTIAEGDPIIEIETDKAVIEVPASAGGTVEAVSVNVGDTVSVGGVILTLSGGGDAPAAPAQAEEPEAEAPKQEAAAPATPAPAMPATQAPAPAAPASSGGGSTEVKLPDVGDNIEKGTVVTVLVKVGDTIAEGDPVIEIETDKAVIEVPSSAGGTVESIGVAVGDTVNVGGTILTLSGEGGGDAAAPPAQGGGDTAATVESSATASDPATANRVAQAQQESQKEQAAPQGGGQPSPAPAASDDHDKVPAAAGATTQAPGAQRPYNTQTYDGRTVIPAAPSVRRMAREIGVDIHDVQGTGIAGRISEEDVRRSAGTPSVPPAAASAAGTGSAPAAAAPAPAQAAPLPNFEKWGTVKREDMSGIRKATVRSMTASWTTVPMVTHFDKADVTAMEETRKRFGARVEKAGGKLTMTHILMKVVANALRQFPKFGASLDLAAEQVIFKDYVNIGVAVDTPVGLLVPVVKDADRKSITELVLELSELAGRARERKLKPDEMSGATFTISNLGGIGGHAFTPIVNSPEVAILGVSRGGMEPVWNKEKGEFEPRNMLPISLTYDHRLIDGADAARFVRFIAEALEDPFLISL; encoded by the coding sequence ATGGCGACAGAACTGAAACTCCCCGACGTCGGGGACAATATCGAGAAGGGCACCGTCGTCACCGTGCTGGTCAAAGCGGGCGACACCATTGCTGAGGGCGACCCGATCATCGAGATCGAGACCGATAAGGCGGTCATTGAAGTTCCGGCCTCGGCAGGCGGCACGGTGGAAGCCGTGTCCGTCAACGTGGGCGACACCGTCAGCGTGGGCGGCGTGATCCTGACCCTGAGCGGCGGCGGTGATGCTCCGGCGGCCCCCGCGCAGGCTGAGGAGCCTGAAGCCGAGGCGCCCAAGCAGGAAGCGGCAGCCCCGGCCACCCCAGCTCCGGCCATGCCAGCGACTCAGGCTCCAGCGCCCGCAGCCCCGGCCAGCTCCGGCGGTGGCAGCACCGAGGTCAAACTCCCTGACGTCGGGGACAACATCGAGAAGGGCACCGTCGTCACCGTGCTGGTGAAGGTGGGCGACACCATTGCCGAGGGCGATCCGGTCATTGAGATCGAGACCGACAAGGCCGTGATCGAGGTTCCGTCAAGCGCGGGCGGAACGGTGGAAAGCATCGGCGTGGCTGTGGGCGACACCGTGAACGTGGGCGGCACCATTCTGACGCTGTCGGGCGAGGGTGGGGGAGACGCGGCGGCACCACCTGCCCAGGGCGGCGGCGACACGGCGGCCACGGTGGAATCCAGCGCCACCGCCTCGGATCCGGCCACCGCCAACCGCGTGGCGCAGGCGCAGCAGGAATCCCAGAAGGAACAGGCCGCGCCGCAGGGTGGGGGGCAGCCGTCCCCGGCCCCCGCCGCCTCGGATGACCATGACAAGGTGCCCGCCGCTGCCGGGGCCACCACCCAGGCGCCCGGCGCACAGCGTCCGTACAACACACAGACCTACGATGGGCGCACGGTCATTCCCGCCGCACCCAGCGTGCGCCGCATGGCCCGCGAGATCGGCGTGGACATTCACGACGTGCAGGGCACCGGCATTGCCGGACGCATCAGCGAGGAGGACGTCAGGCGCAGCGCCGGAACACCCAGCGTGCCACCTGCCGCCGCGAGTGCCGCTGGCACTGGCAGTGCGCCCGCCGCCGCCGCCCCCGCCCCGGCCCAGGCCGCGCCCCTGCCCAATTTCGAGAAGTGGGGCACGGTCAAGCGCGAGGACATGTCTGGCATCCGCAAGGCCACCGTGCGCTCCATGACGGCCTCGTGGACCACCGTGCCGATGGTCACGCACTTCGACAAGGCCGATGTGACGGCCATGGAAGAGACCCGCAAACGCTTCGGGGCGCGCGTGGAGAAGGCGGGCGGCAAGCTGACCATGACCCACATCCTGATGAAGGTGGTAGCCAACGCCCTGCGTCAGTTCCCCAAATTTGGCGCGAGCCTGGATCTGGCCGCCGAACAGGTGATCTTCAAGGACTACGTGAACATCGGCGTGGCGGTGGACACCCCGGTGGGCCTGCTGGTGCCGGTGGTCAAGGACGCCGACCGCAAGAGCATCACCGAACTGGTGCTGGAACTCTCCGAGCTGGCGGGCCGGGCGCGCGAGCGCAAGCTCAAGCCCGACGAGATGTCGGGGGCCACCTTCACCATCTCCAATCTGGGCGGCATCGGCGGCCACGCCTTCACGCCCATCGTCAACAGCCCCGAAGTCGCCATCCTGGGCGTCTCGCGCGGCGGCATGGAACCCGTGTGGAACAAGGAGAAGGGCGAGTTCGAGCCGCGCAACATGCTGCCCATCTCGCTGACCTACGATCACCGCCTGATCGACGGCGCGGACGCGGCCCGCTTTGTGCGCTTTATCGCCGAGGCGCTGGAAGATCCGTTCCTGATCTCGCTGTAA
- a CDS encoding YwbE family protein: protein MPPRSAIRPGLTVDIVQKHHQRSGQLTRGVVAQLLTSSATHPHGIKVRLTTGEVGRVQALANAE, encoded by the coding sequence GTGCCGCCGCGCTCGGCCATTCGCCCTGGCCTGACCGTGGACATCGTGCAAAAGCACCACCAACGGAGCGGTCAGCTCACGCGCGGCGTGGTGGCACAACTTCTGACGTCCTCGGCCACACACCCGCACGGCATCAAGGTGCGCCTGACCACCGGCGAGGTGGGGCGCGTGCAGGCGCTGGCAAACGCTGAATAA
- a CDS encoding 2-oxoglutarate dehydrogenase E1 component: MTQWQTIMSGGNAAFIEGLYEAYLTDPGSVDAEWRTLFDELRGGTQEALHSPVQQAFYDLGQSRRGGAPAPASGGNSGAQQAGSALVTAYRVYGHISAHNNPLKMRGQPVVPELTPEFYGLSEADLNETVDEGAFSGPLRDVIKQLQETYTGSIGFEYNYLPAAERRWFQERIEQGQGRGRYAFSKEERRRIMLKLNAAEGLELYLKNKYPGVKRFGLEGSESFIPLMDRLIQQAGVYGVKEVVIGMAHRGRLNTLVNIFGKPPSVLFDEFDGKKKLSDNPDVAGDVKYHMGYSSDVRTPGGPMHLALAFNPSHLEIVSPVVHGSVRARQDRRGDTDRKTVLPITIHGDAAVSGQGVVMETLNLSRLRGFATGGAVRIVINNQVGFTISDPRDTRSSRYCTDIAKVANAPVLHVNGDDPDAVVFCGDLALAYRQEFGKDVFIDLISFRRNGHNEGDEPRMTQPIMYREIDKHPGVRALYAARLEAEGVLEAGEGDALTESFRDKLDAGQPVVTEMENLAQSELAVDWSEYTGTRWEDEVSTAVPREKLEALGLQLASVPENFQPHRGIERVLKARAAMARGEQPLDWGMGEMLAYATLLDEGYGVRLVGQDSGRGTFVHRHAVLHNQNAEDPLNEEYMALAHLSPDQGRVEVIDSTLSEEAVMAFEYGYSTSEPKGLVAWEGQFGDFANGAQAVIDQFLSAAESKWLRLSGLTLLLPHGYEGAGPEHSSARLERYLQLCAQKNMQVVVPSSAAQMFHLLRRQVLRPYRKPLIVMTPKSLLRNKQAMNPLSDFTEGRFSEVIGDYDVTAGRRVVISSGKLHWELVEARDADQDAYAGTALIRLEQLYPFPADALRTELARHPGAQVVWAQEEPENQGAWLMVWEDLESVLAPGQVLSHASRPRSASTAAGYASVHAREQAAVIAAALGEKIDRAVIQEQEQLAEEASQPG, encoded by the coding sequence ATGACGCAGTGGCAGACCATCATGTCCGGCGGGAACGCGGCCTTTATTGAGGGGCTGTACGAGGCCTACCTGACCGATCCTGGAAGTGTGGACGCCGAATGGCGAACCCTCTTTGACGAGTTACGCGGCGGGACCCAGGAGGCGCTGCATTCACCCGTCCAGCAGGCCTTCTATGACCTTGGCCAGAGCCGCCGGGGGGGTGCGCCCGCTCCGGCCTCCGGCGGCAACAGCGGGGCGCAGCAGGCCGGCAGCGCGCTGGTCACGGCCTACCGCGTGTACGGCCACATCAGCGCCCACAACAACCCGCTGAAGATGCGCGGCCAGCCGGTGGTGCCTGAACTGACCCCCGAGTTCTACGGCCTGTCCGAGGCAGACCTGAACGAGACCGTCGACGAGGGGGCCTTCAGCGGCCCGCTGCGCGACGTCATCAAGCAGCTTCAGGAGACCTACACCGGCTCCATCGGCTTCGAGTACAACTACCTGCCCGCCGCCGAGCGCCGCTGGTTCCAGGAGCGCATCGAGCAGGGCCAGGGCCGGGGCCGCTACGCCTTCAGCAAGGAGGAGCGCCGGCGCATCATGCTCAAGCTGAACGCCGCCGAAGGGCTGGAGCTGTACCTCAAGAACAAGTACCCCGGCGTCAAGCGTTTCGGCCTGGAAGGCTCCGAGAGCTTTATCCCGCTGATGGACCGCCTGATTCAGCAGGCCGGCGTCTACGGGGTCAAGGAAGTGGTGATCGGGATGGCCCACCGTGGCCGCCTGAACACGCTGGTCAACATCTTCGGCAAGCCGCCCAGCGTGCTGTTCGACGAGTTCGACGGCAAGAAGAAGCTCAGCGACAACCCCGACGTGGCCGGCGACGTGAAGTACCACATGGGCTACTCCAGCGACGTGCGGACCCCCGGCGGGCCGATGCACCTGGCGCTGGCCTTTAACCCCTCGCACCTGGAAATCGTCTCGCCCGTGGTGCACGGCAGCGTGCGTGCCCGCCAGGACCGGCGCGGTGACACTGACCGCAAGACGGTCCTGCCCATCACTATCCACGGCGACGCGGCGGTCAGCGGGCAGGGCGTGGTCATGGAGACGCTAAACCTGTCGCGCCTGCGCGGCTTTGCTACAGGCGGCGCGGTGCGCATCGTGATCAACAACCAGGTGGGCTTCACCATCAGCGACCCGCGCGACACCCGGAGCAGCCGCTACTGCACCGACATCGCCAAGGTGGCCAACGCCCCCGTACTGCACGTCAACGGTGATGATCCCGACGCCGTGGTGTTCTGTGGCGACCTCGCGCTGGCCTACCGCCAGGAATTCGGCAAGGACGTCTTTATCGACCTGATCTCGTTCCGCCGCAACGGCCACAATGAGGGCGACGAGCCGCGCATGACCCAGCCGATCATGTACCGCGAGATCGACAAGCACCCTGGCGTTCGCGCCCTCTACGCCGCCAGACTGGAAGCAGAGGGCGTGCTGGAAGCCGGCGAGGGCGACGCCCTGACCGAGAGCTTCCGCGACAAGCTCGACGCCGGGCAGCCGGTGGTGACCGAGATGGAAAATCTGGCCCAGAGCGAGCTGGCCGTGGACTGGTCCGAGTACACCGGCACCCGCTGGGAGGACGAGGTCTCCACGGCGGTGCCGCGCGAGAAGCTCGAAGCCCTGGGCCTGCAACTCGCCAGCGTGCCGGAGAACTTCCAGCCGCACCGGGGCATCGAGCGCGTGCTCAAGGCGCGGGCGGCCATGGCCCGCGGCGAGCAGCCGCTGGACTGGGGCATGGGCGAGATGCTGGCCTACGCCACCCTGCTCGACGAGGGCTACGGCGTGCGGCTGGTGGGCCAGGACAGCGGGCGCGGCACGTTTGTGCACCGCCACGCCGTGCTGCACAACCAGAATGCCGAGGACCCCCTGAACGAGGAGTACATGGCGCTGGCCCACCTCTCCCCTGACCAGGGCCGCGTCGAGGTGATTGACAGCACCCTGTCTGAGGAAGCGGTGATGGCTTTCGAGTACGGCTATTCCACCTCTGAACCCAAGGGACTGGTGGCCTGGGAAGGACAGTTCGGCGACTTTGCCAACGGGGCGCAGGCGGTTATTGACCAGTTCCTCAGCGCCGCCGAGAGCAAGTGGCTGCGCCTGAGCGGCCTGACCCTGCTGCTGCCCCACGGCTACGAGGGCGCGGGGCCGGAGCACTCCAGCGCGCGCCTGGAGCGCTACCTGCAGCTGTGCGCCCAGAAGAACATGCAGGTGGTGGTGCCCAGTAGCGCCGCCCAGATGTTCCACCTGCTGCGCCGTCAGGTGCTGCGCCCGTACCGCAAGCCGCTGATCGTGATGACCCCCAAGAGCCTGCTGCGCAACAAGCAGGCCATGAACCCGCTGTCCGATTTCACCGAGGGCCGTTTCTCCGAGGTGATCGGGGATTACGACGTGACGGCGGGCCGCCGCGTGGTCATCAGCAGCGGCAAGCTGCACTGGGAACTGGTGGAGGCGCGGGACGCCGATCAGGACGCCTATGCCGGCACCGCGCTGATCCGCTTGGAGCAGCTGTACCCCTTCCCTGCCGACGCCCTGCGCACCGAACTGGCCCGCCACCCCGGCGCGCAGGTCGTCTGGGCGCAGGAGGAACCCGAGAACCAGGGCGCGTGGCTGATGGTCTGGGAAGACCTGGAAAGTGTGCTGGCCCCCGGTCAGGTGCTGAGCCACGCCAGCCGCCCGCGCAGCGCCAGCACTGCCGCCGGGTACGCCAGCGTCCATGCCCGCGAGCAGGCCGCCGTGATCGCCGCCGCGCTGGGCGAGAAGATCGACCGCGCAGTGATCCAGGAGCAGGAACAGCTGGCCGAGGAGGCCTCGCAGCCGGGCTGA
- a CDS encoding haloacid dehalogenase type II — MTPTVFLDMNETLLDLSALDGLFVAAFGDPGARTQWFNHLLQLALTHTLLGEYRDFSELGGAALRALGEARGLEISGQFQDELSAGVRMLPAHPDTREGLEILRAGGARLVCLTNNTQAVLDVQLANAGFADLVDGAVSVDPGRMLKPGRAAYEYGLSRTGAHAHDSWLLATHGWDIAGAKAAGLRTAFVERPGQAQNPLMRADISGPLPTVARALIGRLHGQA, encoded by the coding sequence ATGACCCCCACCGTTTTTCTGGACATGAACGAGACCCTGCTTGATCTCTCGGCGCTGGACGGGCTGTTCGTGGCGGCGTTCGGCGATCCGGGAGCCAGGACGCAGTGGTTTAACCATCTGCTGCAACTGGCCCTGACCCACACGCTGCTGGGCGAGTACCGCGATTTCTCGGAACTGGGCGGCGCGGCGCTGCGGGCGCTGGGCGAGGCCCGTGGGCTGGAGATCAGCGGGCAGTTTCAGGACGAGCTGTCGGCAGGCGTGCGGATGCTCCCGGCGCACCCCGACACCCGCGAGGGCCTGGAGATTCTGCGGGCGGGCGGGGCGCGGCTGGTCTGCCTGACCAACAACACGCAGGCTGTGCTGGACGTTCAGCTGGCCAATGCAGGCTTCGCCGATCTGGTGGACGGCGCGGTCTCGGTGGACCCGGGCCGGATGCTCAAGCCGGGGCGGGCCGCCTACGAATACGGGCTGTCGCGCACCGGGGCGCACGCCCACGACAGCTGGCTGCTGGCCACCCACGGCTGGGATATTGCGGGCGCAAAGGCAGCGGGCCTGCGAACGGCCTTCGTAGAACGCCCCGGTCAGGCCCAGAACCCGCTGATGCGCGCCGACATCTCCGGCCCGCTGCCCACCGTGGCCCGTGCGCTGATCGGGCGGCTGCACGGACAGGCGTGA
- a CDS encoding addiction module toxin RelE gives MPEAWSKKDERQYQHVRDSELKRGESEDRAEEIAGRTVNKQRREEGRSPNRRTQGTGNPNTALSDLTRDELYNRARERDIKGRSRMSKAELVDALG, from the coding sequence ATGCCAGAGGCCTGGAGTAAAAAGGATGAGCGCCAGTACCAGCACGTCAGGGACAGCGAGCTGAAGCGGGGCGAGAGCGAGGACCGTGCCGAGGAAATCGCGGGCCGCACCGTCAACAAGCAGCGCCGCGAGGAAGGCCGCAGCCCCAACAGACGCACCCAGGGCACCGGCAATCCCAACACTGCCCTATCTGACCTGACCCGCGACGAGCTGTACAACCGCGCCAGGGAGAGGGACATCAAGGGACGCAGCAGGATGAGCAAGGCAGAACTGGTGGACGCGCTGGGATAG
- the aceE gene encoding pyruvate dehydrogenase (acetyl-transferring), homodimeric type yields the protein MTKPPPNRPPRAGLPPQERDSLNSVETQEWLDSLIYVLADAGHTRAAELLTELDHYAYFHGAPIEYKQNTPYINTIDVEAQPEYPGDEELERKFRNAIRWNSVVMVLRANKASDGIGGHLATYASAAELLEVGFNHFFRGPEAGPDRDMVFFQGHASPGVYARSFLEGRWGEDRMNRFRRELSPDGPGLSSYPHPWLMPDYWEFPTVSMGLGPIQAIYQARYIKYLENRGLKPKGDARVWAFLGDGEMDEPQSIGAIRFAAYENLDNLIFVLNANLQRLDGPVRANSKVIQEFEALFRGAGWNVIKVIWDGKWDELLQKDYNGEIVKRFELLVDGESQRYAAFGGRELREKFFNTPELKRLIDGWSDADLELLNRGGHDVHKIYAAYAAAIAHKGSPTLIIPRTVKGYGLGESAQARNVAHNVKKLDVESLKGLRTLLELPLTDEQVEHMEYYNPGPDSPEVKYALERRAALGGLVPSRHVEYPHPSVPTGEFYEEFASGSKGRAVSTTMAAVSILSKLLRDKEIGKYIVPIVPDEARTFGMDALVPRIGIYSPRGQTYTPVDSGSLMVYKESIDGQMLEEGLTEDGAMSSWIAAATSYANHGVPTIPFYVYYSMFGMQRIGDLVWAAADQKARGFLIGATAGRTTLNGEGLQHQDGNSHLQGYVVPNMKTYDPAFAYELAVIIEAGIQRMYVDGIDEFYYITVDNENEIQPAMPDDGRTHEEIHDGILKGMYVFQRSGNKKAKLRAQILASGPAMDAAQKAVEMLEGYGVAADLWSVTSYKELHQDALLTQRHNMLHPTQEPRVSYVAGQLSPQNAPGVLISVSDYVKLGADGLNGHLDRKLWTLGTDGFGRSEGRAELRDFFEVDAKHVVLATLYALQRDGKVKGDVVAKAIADLGIDPERDAPVLR from the coding sequence ATGACAAAACCGCCGCCCAACCGCCCGCCGCGTGCGGGTCTGCCGCCGCAGGAGCGCGATTCGCTGAACAGCGTGGAAACGCAGGAGTGGCTGGACTCTCTGATCTACGTGCTGGCGGACGCGGGCCACACCCGCGCGGCGGAGCTGCTGACCGAACTTGATCACTACGCCTATTTTCACGGCGCGCCCATTGAGTACAAGCAGAACACCCCGTACATCAACACCATTGACGTTGAAGCCCAGCCCGAGTACCCCGGCGACGAGGAGCTGGAGCGCAAATTCCGCAACGCGATCCGCTGGAACTCGGTGGTCATGGTGCTGCGTGCCAACAAGGCCAGTGACGGCATCGGCGGCCACCTGGCCACCTATGCCAGCGCCGCCGAGCTGCTGGAAGTGGGCTTCAACCACTTCTTCCGGGGGCCGGAAGCCGGGCCAGACCGCGACATGGTCTTCTTCCAGGGCCACGCTTCTCCCGGCGTGTACGCCCGCAGCTTCCTGGAAGGCCGCTGGGGCGAGGACCGCATGAACCGTTTCCGGCGCGAGCTGTCGCCGGACGGCCCCGGTCTGTCCAGCTACCCCCACCCCTGGCTGATGCCCGACTACTGGGAATTCCCCACCGTCAGCATGGGTCTGGGGCCGATCCAGGCGATCTATCAGGCCCGGTACATCAAGTACCTGGAAAACCGGGGCCTCAAGCCCAAGGGCGACGCCCGCGTGTGGGCCTTCCTGGGCGACGGCGAGATGGACGAGCCGCAGAGCATCGGCGCGATCCGCTTTGCCGCCTACGAGAATCTGGACAACCTGATCTTCGTCCTGAACGCCAACCTCCAGCGCCTCGACGGCCCGGTGCGGGCCAACTCCAAGGTGATTCAGGAGTTCGAGGCATTGTTCCGGGGCGCAGGCTGGAACGTGATCAAGGTGATCTGGGACGGCAAATGGGACGAGCTGCTTCAGAAGGACTACAACGGCGAGATCGTCAAGCGCTTTGAGCTGCTGGTGGACGGCGAGTCGCAGCGGTACGCGGCCTTCGGCGGCCGGGAACTGCGCGAGAAGTTCTTCAACACCCCCGAACTCAAGCGCCTGATCGACGGCTGGTCCGATGCCGATCTGGAACTGCTGAACCGGGGCGGCCACGACGTCCACAAGATCTATGCCGCCTACGCCGCCGCCATTGCCCACAAGGGCAGCCCCACCCTGATCATCCCGCGCACCGTCAAGGGCTACGGCCTGGGCGAATCGGCGCAGGCCCGCAACGTGGCCCACAATGTCAAGAAGCTGGATGTGGAGAGCCTCAAGGGGCTGCGGACGCTGCTGGAGCTGCCCCTGACCGACGAGCAGGTCGAGCACATGGAGTACTACAACCCCGGGCCCGACAGCCCGGAAGTCAAGTACGCCCTGGAACGCCGCGCCGCGCTGGGCGGTCTGGTGCCGTCGCGCCACGTCGAGTACCCGCACCCCAGCGTGCCCACCGGCGAGTTCTACGAGGAATTCGCCTCTGGCAGCAAGGGCCGCGCCGTGTCCACCACGATGGCCGCCGTGTCGATCCTGAGCAAGCTGCTGCGCGACAAGGAAATCGGCAAGTACATCGTGCCCATCGTGCCCGACGAGGCCCGCACCTTCGGCATGGACGCGCTGGTGCCGCGCATCGGCATCTACAGCCCGCGCGGACAGACCTACACCCCCGTCGATTCCGGCAGCCTGATGGTCTACAAGGAAAGCATCGACGGCCAGATGCTCGAAGAAGGGCTGACCGAAGACGGCGCGATGTCCTCGTGGATTGCCGCCGCCACCAGTTACGCCAACCACGGCGTGCCCACCATTCCCTTCTACGTCTACTACTCCATGTTCGGCATGCAGCGCATCGGCGATCTGGTGTGGGCGGCGGCAGACCAGAAGGCGCGCGGCTTCCTGATCGGGGCCACCGCCGGGCGCACCACCCTGAACGGCGAGGGCCTGCAGCACCAGGATGGCAACAGCCACCTGCAGGGCTACGTGGTGCCCAACATGAAAACCTATGACCCGGCCTTTGCCTACGAGCTGGCGGTGATTATCGAGGCGGGCATCCAGCGCATGTACGTGGACGGCATCGACGAGTTCTACTACATCACGGTGGACAACGAGAACGAGATTCAGCCCGCCATGCCCGACGACGGGCGCACCCACGAGGAAATCCACGACGGCATCCTCAAGGGCATGTACGTGTTCCAGCGCAGCGGCAACAAGAAGGCCAAGCTGCGTGCCCAGATCCTGGCCAGCGGCCCCGCGATGGACGCCGCGCAGAAGGCCGTGGAGATGCTGGAAGGCTACGGCGTGGCGGCGGACCTGTGGAGCGTGACCAGCTACAAGGAACTGCACCAGGACGCCCTGCTGACCCAGCGCCACAACATGCTGCACCCCACCCAGGAGCCCAGGGTCAGCTACGTGGCCGGGCAGCTGAGCCCCCAGAACGCCCCCGGCGTGCTGATCAGCGTCAGCGATTACGTCAAGCTGGGCGCAGACGGCCTGAACGGCCACCTGGACCGCAAGCTGTGGACCCTGGGCACCGACGGCTTTGGCCGCAGCGAGGGCCGCGCCGAACTGCGCGACTTCTTCGAGGTGGACGCCAAGCACGTTGTGCTGGCCACCCTGTACGCCCTGCAGCGCGACGGCAAGGTCAAGGGCGACGTGGTGGCCAAGGCGATTGCCGATCTGGGCATTGACCCTGAACGCGACGCCCCCGTGCTGCGCTGA
- a CDS encoding dienelactone hydrolase family protein has translation MSELLLFHHAQGLTSGVVAFADALREAGHTVHTPDLYHGKTFDTLDDGIAYARQLGFGNIAQSGVDAARNLSTALVYAGFSLGVSPAQQLAQTRPGARGALLFHGCLPVSEFGASWPSAVPVQVHAMDHDPFFEEDAGAAQALVKDAPLGELFLYRGDQHLFTDRSLSSYDEAATSLLMRRVLEFLKRN, from the coding sequence ATGAGCGAACTGCTGCTGTTTCACCACGCCCAGGGCCTGACTTCCGGCGTCGTTGCCTTTGCGGACGCCTTGCGGGAGGCGGGCCACACAGTTCACACCCCCGATCTTTATCACGGCAAGACCTTCGACACCCTGGACGATGGAATCGCCTATGCCAGGCAGCTCGGCTTCGGCAACATCGCGCAGAGCGGTGTGGACGCGGCCCGGAACCTCTCCACTGCGCTCGTGTACGCCGGGTTCTCCCTGGGGGTTTCGCCGGCGCAGCAGCTCGCGCAGACCCGGCCCGGGGCCAGGGGAGCGCTGCTGTTTCACGGCTGCCTGCCCGTCTCGGAGTTCGGCGCGTCGTGGCCGTCCGCCGTGCCGGTCCAGGTTCACGCGATGGACCACGATCCCTTCTTCGAGGAAGACGCCGGGGCGGCCCAGGCCCTGGTCAAGGACGCGCCGCTGGGCGAGCTGTTCCTCTACCGTGGTGACCAGCACCTCTTTACAGACCGCAGCCTGTCCAGTTACGACGAGGCCGCCACCTCATTGCTGATGCGGCGGGTGCTGGAGTTTCTGAAGCGGAACTGA
- a CDS encoding VOC family protein: MSPTFDAFIGFYPTTDLAATHDFYVGTLGLTLARDQGTCHIYAVAGGGYLGFCLRPATELPPTVVLTLVTEDVDGVYERLLAAGVTAEAAPKHNAEYGIYHFYAQGPSGERVEVQRFDEGLHDS; this comes from the coding sequence ATGTCCCCCACCTTTGACGCCTTTATCGGCTTCTATCCCACCACCGATCTGGCGGCCACGCACGACTTCTATGTCGGCACGCTGGGGCTGACGCTGGCGCGGGATCAGGGGACGTGCCACATCTATGCGGTGGCGGGCGGCGGCTACCTGGGCTTTTGCCTACGCCCTGCGACCGAGTTGCCGCCCACCGTCGTCCTGACGCTGGTGACGGAAGACGTGGACGGTGTGTACGAACGGCTGTTGGCGGCGGGCGTCACGGCAGAGGCCGCGCCGAAGCACAACGCCGAGTATGGGATTTACCACTTCTACGCACAGGGGCCGAGTGGAGAGAGGGTGGAAGTTCAGCGGTTTGATGAGGGACTGCACGACTCCTGA